A portion of the Pseudorasbora parva isolate DD20220531a chromosome 1, ASM2467924v1, whole genome shotgun sequence genome contains these proteins:
- the zgc:194312 gene encoding odorant receptor 131-2: MSNATDEVNPYPQIRVWASGVSLIILAFFNLIINWTIVREGRLRSHARFVLVFHLLFSALVYFTVCFSFYLQNYLKAATTATICMVLIRGLMTSGSNIILTITAMALDRYFAICYPLHYGKFCYRPWPWLIGIFTWGLASIIPLTLPHKMANDTVACGRKALRGGEMHKILLISICTILIVSSYVRILYEGRRLGVLNRRNRAACRTIALHGTQLAVYILPNFILFLLHILKSKKLLESSTKEFFAVISFAFFSLAQCIAPIVYGLRKEELLEHLNHRFPCLSGRLKRILEWTVNITHPTRRPQQRERRMTSETLLSREISQTTV; encoded by the exons ATGTCAAATGCCACAGATGAGGTCAACCCGTATCCCCAAATACGCGTTTGGGCGTCGGGAGTTTCTCTGATCATTTTGGCTTTTTTCAACCTGATCATCAACTGGACCATAGTGCGCGAGGGACGCCTGCGGAGCCACGCGCGCTTCGTCCTCGTGTTCCACCTGTTGTTCTCCGCGCTGGTGTACTTCACGGTATGTTTCAGCTTCTACCTACAAAACTACCTGAAAGCAGCGACCACGGCAACCATATGCATGGTGCTAATAAGAGGTCTGATGACAAGCGGTTCCAATATCATCCTCACCATCACGGCGATGGCGCTGGACCGTTATTTCGCCATATGCTACCCGCTCCACTATGGCAAATTCTGTTACAGACCATGGCCGTGGCTCATCGGGATCTTTACATGGGGACTCGCGTCGATTATTCCTCTCACGTTGCCCCACAAAATGGCAAATGACACAGTAGCCTGCGGAAGGAAAGCTTTGCGCGGCGGGGAAATGCACAAAATCCTTTTAATATCCATTTGTACTATTCTTATCGTGTCCAGCTACGTGCGGATATTATATGAGGGACGCCGCCTGGGTGTGTTGAACCGGCGCAACCGAGCCGCGTGTCGGACTATCGCTCTCCACGGCACGCAGCTCGCCGTCTACATCCTCCCcaattttatactgtttttgctgCATATCCTTAAAAGCAAAAAGTTGCTCGAGAGTTCCACCAAAGAGTTTTTTGCTGTCATAAGTTTTGCCTTCTTCAGCCTGGCGCAATGCATCGCGCCGATAGTATATGGACTGCGTAAAGAGGAACTTCTGGAACATCTTAATCACCGGTTCCCGTGTTTATCCGGCCGGTTAAAACGCATTTTGGAGTGGACCGTCAACATCACCCATCCCACAAGGCGACCCCAGCAAAG GGAGCGGAGAATGACTTCAGAGACTTTATTATCAAGAGAGATCTCACAGACGACTGTGTGA